In Drosophila yakuba strain Tai18E2 chromosome 2R, Prin_Dyak_Tai18E2_2.1, whole genome shotgun sequence, a single genomic region encodes these proteins:
- the LOC6530702 gene encoding C3 and PZP-like alpha-2-macroglobulin domain-containing protein 8, whose protein sequence is MPIEVNTPDKLEYQFFPASGGVFTFKVRSPKDAHLALTPAPEENGPIFEIFLGGWENTKSVIRKDRQKPEVAEVPTPGILDAGEFRGFWVRWYDNVITVGREGDAAAFLSYDAGSLFPVNFVGICTGWGASGTWLIDESAPSAPVMGFAAPTGSGPGCWVAAANGEVPPNALEGGFDSSEQLYIARARHEGDLIPGKLHPSHGVTYVAWGGGEHGHAEYEVLCAGGGQWVPVDAGNIPPNAVPAGETAEGEPLFIGRATHEGTITVGKVQPSHGCCYIPYGGEELAYKEFEIYVAN, encoded by the exons ATGCCAATCG AAGTCAACACCCCCGATAAGTTGGAGTACCAGTTCTTCCCCGCCAGCGGAGGAGTGTTCACCTTCAAGGTGCGATCGCCCAAGGATGCCCACTTGGCTCTCACACCCGCGCCCGAGGAGAACGGCCCCATCTTCGAGATCTTCCTGGGCGGTTGGGAGAACACCAAGTCGGTGATCCGCAAGGACCGCCAGAAGCCCGAGGTCGCTGAGGTGCCCACTCCGGGCATCCTGGATGCCGGCGAGTTCCGTGGCTTCTGGGTGCGCTGGTACGACAATGTCATCACCGTTGGCCGCGAAGGTGACGCCGCTGCCTTCCTTTCCTACGATGCTGGTAGCCTGTTCCCGGTCAACTTCGTCGGCATCTGCACCGGATGGGGCGCCAGCGGAACCTGGCTGATTGATG AGTCCGCTCCATCGGCTCCCGTCATGGGCTTTGCCGCGCCCACTGGAAGCGGACCTGGATGCTGGGTGGCCGCCGCCAACGGAGAGGTGCCGCCCAACGCCCTGGAGGGAGGATTCGATAGCAGCGAGCAGTTGTACATCGCCCGTGCCCGCCACGAGGGCGACCTCATTCCCGGCAAGCTGCATCCCTCCCACGGAGTGACCTACGTGGCCTGGGGAGGCGGCGAGCACGGACACGCCGAATACGAGGTGCTGTGCGCCGGCGGCGGCCAATGGGTGCCCGTGGATGCCGGTAACATCCCGCCCAACGCCGTGCCCGCCGGTGAGACCGCCGAGGGAGAGCCGCTCTTCATTGGTCGCGCCACCCACGAGGGAACCATCACTGTGGGCAAGGTGCAGCCCTCCCACGGATGCTGCTACATTCCGTACGGCGGCGAGGAGCTGGCCTACAAGGAGTTTGAGATCTATGTGGCCAACTAA
- the LOC120321040 gene encoding acidic mammalian chitinase translates to MNQTAFLAMGKLLALLAVLCLSQVIGAERIVNCYWGTWANYRSGNGKFDVSNIDSGLCTHLSYSFFGINDNGEIQSLDTWLDYDLGFINQAVSLKNHNSNLKVLAVVGGWNEGSTKYSSMAGDWYKRQNFINSALNLLRNHGFDGLDLDWEYPNQRGGNWNDRANFVTLLREIKEAFAPYGYELGIAVGAGESLATASYEIANIAQHVNFINVMTYDFAMASDGQTGFNAPQWAVENAINFWLSQGAPANKLVLGVGTYGRSFQLSDSSQNWPGAPCRGEGSAGSYTGSTGYLGYNEICQNNWHTVFDYGNAAPYAYSGDQWVSFDNVLSVQYKMDFALSKGLAGAMIWSLETDDYRGLCGQSYPLLRTINEKLRW, encoded by the exons ATGAACCAAACAGCATTTCTTGCAATGGGAAAGTTATTGGCACTACTCGCAGTCCTCTGCCTTAGCCAGGTTATCGGTGCTGAAC GCATCGTCAACTGCTACTGGGGCACCTGGGCCAATTACCGCAGCGGCAATGGCAAGTTCGATGTGTCCAACATCGATTCTGGTCTGTGCACCCATCTGAGCTACTCCTTCTTCGGAATCAATGATAATGGTGAGATCCAGTCCCTGGACACCTGGCTGGACTACGATCTGGGCTTCATCAACCAGGCGGTTAGCCTGAAGAACCACAACTCCAACCTGAAGGTCCTGGCCGTCGTCGGTGGCTGGAACGAGGGCTCCACTAAGTACTCCTCGATGGCCGGCGATTGGTACAAGCGCCAGAACTTCATCAACTCCGCCCTGAATCTGCTGCGCAACCATGGCTTCGATGGTCTGGATCTGGATTGGGAATACCCCAACCAGCGCGGTGGCAACTGGAACGATCGTGCTAACTTTGTGACTCTGCTGCGCGAGATTAAGGAGGC GTTCGCTCCCTATGGCTATGAGTTGGGTATTGCTGTGGGCGCCGGCGAGTCATTGGCCACTGCATCCTACGAGATTGCCAACATTGCTCAGCATGTCAACTTCATCAACGTGATGACCTACGACTTTGCCATGGCCTCCGATGGCCAGACCGGTTTCAATGCCCCCCAGTGGGCCGTGGAGAACGCCATCAACTTCTGGTTGAGCCAGGGTGCTCCGGCCAACAAGCTGGTGCTCGGCGTGGGCACTTACGGACGCTCCTTCCAGCTGTCGGACTCCTCCCAGAACTGGCCGGGTGCACCGTGCCGCGGTGAGGGCTCCGCTGGATCCTACACTGGCTCTACCGGCTACTTGGGCTACAACGAGATCTGCCAGAACAACTGGCACACCGTCTTCGACTACGGAAATGCCGCTCCCTACGCCTACTCCGGTGACCAGTGGGTGAGCTTCGACAACGTGCTCAGTGTCCAGTACAAGATGGACTTTGCTCTCTCTAAGGGTCTGGCCGGTGCCATGATCTGGTCCTTGGAGACGGATGACTACCGCGGTCTGTGCGGTCAGTCCTATCCTCTGCTCAGGACCATCAACGAGAAGCTGCGTTGGTAA
- the LOC6530704 gene encoding acidic mammalian chitinase, whose amino-acid sequence MKLVSIWALAALCLCLGQVASSEKLLNCYWGTWANYRPGDGKFTPSDIDPSLCTHISYTFFGISDAGEFKSLDTWLDMDDGLGFISQTIALKQRNPNLKILAVVGGWNEGSTKYSAMAADPAKRATFVSTSLAFIQQYGFDGLDLDWEYPGQRGGSEADRENFVTLLREIKETYDQYGLELGIAVGASEKSASISYDIPAISQHLTFINVMTYDFHMALDGYLGLNAPLPEVAESIDYWLSHGAPAEKLILGIGFYGHSYQMSDSSQNWPGAACIGPGTAGIYTRENGFMGYHEICLNNWQTVFDQENGAPYAFQGDQWIGYDNPESIQLKMQLVESRKLGGAMMWSIETDDFRGLCGESYPLLKTMNRALGKEVSGGGGSGGGGSVTAAPTAAPTAAPTPAPTPGGGSGGNGGGSSGDCSADGHFQWEGDCSKYFQCAGGVRFDFQCGEGLYFSTATNICDWPANVDCPY is encoded by the exons ATGAAGTTAGTCTCGATTTGGGCCTTGGCTGctctttgcctttgccttggACAAGTGGCCAGCAGCGAAA AGCTGCTCAACTGCTACTGGGGCACCTGGGCCAACTACCGTCCCGGAGATGGAAAGTTCACTCCCTCGGACATCGACCCCTCCCTGTGCACCCACATCAGCTACACCTTCTTCGGAATCAGCGATGCCGGCGAGTTCAAGTCCCTGGACACCTGGCTGGATATGGACGATGGACTTG GCTTCATTAGCCAGACGATTGCGCTGAAGCAGCGCAACCCAAACCTCAAGATATTGGCTGTGGTTGGTGGCTGGAATGAAGGTTCCACCAAGTACTCGGCCATGGCCGCCGATCCTGCCAAGCGTGCCACCTTTGTCTCAACTTCGCTGGCTTTCATTCAGCAGTACGGCTTTGATGGTTTGGATTTGGACTGGGAGTACCCTGGACAGCGAGGAGGCAGTGAAGCGGATCGCGAGAACTTCGTTACCCTGCTGCGCGAGATTAAGGAAAC CTACGACCAGTATGGATTGGAACTGGGTATTGCTGTCGGTGCCTCCGAGAAATCGGCCAGCATTTCATACGACATTCCAGCCATTTCGCAGCACTTGACTTTTATTAACGTTATGACCTACGACTTCCACATGGCTCTGGATGGCTATCTGGGTCTGAACGCTCCTCTGCCCGAAGTCGCCGAGTCCATTGACTATTGGCTGTCTCATG GTGCGCCCGCTGAGAAACTTATCTTGGGCATTGGCTTCTATGGCCACAGCTACCAGATGTCCGATAGCTCACAGAACTGGCCCGGAGCTGCGTGCATTGGTCCCGGAACTGCTGGCATTTACACCCGGGAAAATGGGTTCATGGGCTACCACGAGATCTGCCTGAACAACTGGCAAACCGTTTTCGATCAGGAGAACGGTGCTCCATATGCTTTCCAGGGCGATCAATGGATCGGCTATGACAATCCCGAAAGTATCCAGCTGAAGATGCAGCTGGTCGAGTCTCGCAAACTGGGTGGTGCCATGATGTGGTCCATCGAGACGGATGATTTCCGTGGCCTGTGCGGAGAGTCATATCCCTTGCTGAAGACCATGAACCGTGCTCTGGGCAAGGAAGTGAGCGGAGGAGGTGGCAGCGGCGGAGGAGGAAGTGTTACTGCCGCTCCAACTGCTGCTCCAACTGCTGCTCCCACTCCGGCACCTACTCCCGGTGGTGGAAGTGGTGGCAACGGAGGAGGCTCCAGTGGAGACTGCTCCGCAGATGGTCACTTTCAGTGGGAGGGCGATTGCAGTAAGTACTTCCAGTGCGCCGGTGGTGTCCGTTTCGACTTTCAATGCGGGGAAGGACTGTACTTCAGTACCGCAACCAACATATGCGACTGGCCCGCCAATGTCGATTGTCCCTATTAA